The proteins below come from a single Halomicroarcula saliterrae genomic window:
- a CDS encoding DUF120 domain-containing protein, which translates to MAEPSGQAVGRDELATLKLLALEGALDEPTKVSCADLAGRLDASNQTASRRLQRLEDADLLDRDILGDGQEVHVTSTGERRLQSEYADYRRIFEADASVHLNGIVTSGMGEGRHYITLPGYMKQFIERLDYEPFAGTLNLELTDDSVRKRARLSALEPVTIEGWEDDERTYGPAYCYPVSVESGDGEYEPAHIIAPERTHHGEEKVELIAPEKLRDVLELADGDEVTVHVSE; encoded by the coding sequence GCGACGCTGAAGCTGCTCGCGCTCGAAGGCGCGCTGGACGAGCCGACGAAGGTCTCCTGTGCGGACCTGGCGGGGCGCCTCGACGCCTCGAACCAGACGGCCTCACGGCGCCTCCAGCGTCTGGAGGACGCCGACCTGCTCGACCGGGACATCCTCGGTGACGGGCAGGAAGTGCACGTCACGAGCACGGGCGAGCGCCGGCTCCAGTCCGAATACGCGGATTACCGGCGCATCTTCGAGGCCGACGCCAGCGTCCACCTGAACGGTATCGTCACCTCGGGCATGGGCGAGGGGCGCCACTACATCACCCTCCCGGGCTACATGAAACAGTTCATCGAGCGGCTGGACTACGAGCCGTTCGCCGGGACGCTGAACCTCGAACTCACCGACGACAGCGTCCGCAAGCGCGCCCGTCTGAGCGCGCTGGAGCCGGTCACCATCGAGGGATGGGAAGACGACGAGCGCACTTACGGCCCGGCCTACTGCTACCCCGTCTCCGTCGAGAGCGGCGACGGCGAGTACGAGCCGGCCCACATCATCGCGCCCGAGCGGACCCACCACGGCGAGGAGAAGGTGGAGCTTATCGCGCCGGAGAAGCTCCGCGACGTGCTGGAGCTGGCAGACGGCGACGAGGTGACCGTCCATGTCTCGGAGTGA